The segment TTATTTTGGTGTGTGGCATAGGCGGTATGCATATTGGTGGCAGCCAATTTAGCTTAGAGGGCGTTAGTTTATGCGCTATTTTAGGCATTGTACTAAACCTTGTATTACCTAAGGCGCAGTCGCAAGAGAGTTAATAGTGCACGTAAGTAGAAAACATTGCACCATAATAGCGCATTTTAAATGCGCTATTTTTTTTAAGTAACTAAAATATATACAAAAATAATAATGGTCTAGTATCTGCATTTAACTCCCAGAACGCATTGTATGCAAAGGAGTTACTATGTCAGAGGCCAATATTGTGGATATAACCCCGTTTTTAACAAAACACCAACTGCCTTTAAAGTATCAATATTTAAGTGAACAATATTTTGTTCCACTTGCGCATGACATCCTAGAATCTAAAAAAACAAATACTCCTATTTTTGTTGCTATAAATGGATGCCAAGGCTCAGGAAAAACAACACTTGCGGATTTTTTAGTTACTTGGTTTTCTAAAAACACACCTTTTAATAGTGTCGCATTGTCTATTGACGATTTTTATTTAGCCAAACAAGCACGTGCTGAACTTGCAAGCGATGTACATCCTCTTTTTACTACTCGTGGTGTACCAGGTACTCACGATGTAGCCTTAATGAATAGCACAATTACTAATTTACTCGCTGGCGAGATAAACGTACCGCTTCCTCGTTTTAATAAACATGAAGACGACTGCGTACCTAAAAGCGAATGGGTTACAAACGACAAACCTGTCGACATTGTTATTTTAGAAGGCTGGTGTGTAGGCAGCGAGCCTCAGCCACCATTTTCACTAAGCGAGCCACTTAACGAACTAGAGCAGCAATACGACAAAGAAGGTGTTTGGCGTCGCTGTGTAAACAGCTGCTTAGCAAACGAATATAAAACTGTTTTTAGCTTAATTGACTATACCGTCATGCTTAAAGCGCCAAGTTTTACAGATGTTTTTACATGGCGACAAGAGCAAGAACAAAAGTTAATTGCTAAAAAAGGTGAGGGCTCGGGCACGATGAATAACGAGCAGCTGGTGTATTTTATTTCTCATTTTGAGCGCATTACCCGAGAAAATTTAAATACACTAAGCGCTAAAGCCAATGCCTTAATTGAACTTGATAGCAACCGCGATATTAGCGGTATGCACCTTACAAGTGACGACACACTACAGCCTATTATATTTACAGATTTAGATGGTACATTGCTCGACCATGCTGACTACAATACAAATAATATCAGTGAGTTACTGCAGCAATTACAAAGTGCTCACATTCCTGTTGTGTTTAATACTAGTAAAACATTTTGTGAAGTGGTTGAGCTTAAAAACGATTTAAATATTCAACAGCCTTTTATTGTAGAAAATGGTGCCGCGGTATTTATTCCAGAGGACTATTTTGAACTTAAGCCTATTGGTTGTAAAAAAATAGGCGCTTATTGGTGCTATGCACTAGCTAAGCCACTATCGAGCTTATTAAAGGATTTAGATACTTTAAAAAGTGATTACAAAGCGCATTATAAATTATTTAGTGATTTATCGAGCGAGCAAATATCTGAGCTTACAGGGCTCGATGATGCGCAAGCAAGGCGCGCCCAAACCCGCGATTATTCAGATCCCCTTTATTGGTATGGTGACGATGAGTTACTTAGCACCTTTGTACAAGATGTTAAAGCACTCGGTTACGACATAAAAATTGGTGGTAGATTTATTCATATTGCCAAAAATACCGACAAAAGCGCTGCGCAGCAGTGGTTAGTTAAACAGTTTACCCATCATTTTAGAAAGCCTCTCACGGTCATTGCACTAGGTGATAGCGATAACGATAAGCAAATGTTAGAGCAAGCAAATATCGCCATTATTATTGCCAATCCGGCCAGTAAAAAGCCGGTTAAATTGTCGCACAACAAAGCACGTTATTCTCAATCGCCAGCACCACTTGGGTGGATAGAAGAAATAACGTCGTTGCCGTGCATTAGCAGTATTTTAAGTATTTCTGAGGAGCAAACATCTCATGGCTGATTTTTATCAAAATGGCATTATTACAACACTACATAATATTGC is part of the Pseudoalteromonas carrageenovora IAM 12662 genome and harbors:
- a CDS encoding HAD-IIB family hydrolase, giving the protein MSEANIVDITPFLTKHQLPLKYQYLSEQYFVPLAHDILESKKTNTPIFVAINGCQGSGKTTLADFLVTWFSKNTPFNSVALSIDDFYLAKQARAELASDVHPLFTTRGVPGTHDVALMNSTITNLLAGEINVPLPRFNKHEDDCVPKSEWVTNDKPVDIVILEGWCVGSEPQPPFSLSEPLNELEQQYDKEGVWRRCVNSCLANEYKTVFSLIDYTVMLKAPSFTDVFTWRQEQEQKLIAKKGEGSGTMNNEQLVYFISHFERITRENLNTLSAKANALIELDSNRDISGMHLTSDDTLQPIIFTDLDGTLLDHADYNTNNISELLQQLQSAHIPVVFNTSKTFCEVVELKNDLNIQQPFIVENGAAVFIPEDYFELKPIGCKKIGAYWCYALAKPLSSLLKDLDTLKSDYKAHYKLFSDLSSEQISELTGLDDAQARRAQTRDYSDPLYWYGDDELLSTFVQDVKALGYDIKIGGRFIHIAKNTDKSAAQQWLVKQFTHHFRKPLTVIALGDSDNDKQMLEQANIAIIIANPASKKPVKLSHNKARYSQSPAPLGWIEEITSLPCISSILSISEEQTSHG